In the genome of Vibrio sp. NTOU-M3, one region contains:
- a CDS encoding formate/nitrite transporter family protein, with translation MSSALKPAEFVQTMIDVGEAKTKTSTRDLILRGTMAGIILSLAVVVAITTIVQTGVGVVGALVFPVGFVILSIMGYDLVTGVFGLAPLAKFDNRPGITWGRILRCWGLVGLGNLIGSLIVAFLVAVSLTGNFSLEPNAVVNKFIAVSTARTVGFENMGMDGWITCFVRGIFCNLMVCLGVIGNMTARTVPGKVAMMWFPIFIFFALVFEHTVVNMFLFPLGMILGADFGIATWLNFNLIPTILGNIVGGLLFTAIPLYLTHAKTAPSLSNEEEVNAEPALAK, from the coding sequence ATGTCTTCTGCATTAAAACCTGCTGAATTCGTACAAACCATGATCGATGTTGGTGAGGCGAAAACAAAAACAAGTACCCGTGATTTAATTTTGCGCGGCACAATGGCAGGTATCATCCTCTCATTAGCAGTGGTAGTTGCGATCACAACGATCGTGCAAACCGGTGTTGGTGTTGTGGGTGCGTTAGTCTTCCCAGTGGGATTTGTCATTCTTAGTATCATGGGTTACGACTTAGTGACTGGCGTATTTGGCCTAGCGCCACTGGCGAAATTTGATAACCGTCCAGGCATCACTTGGGGACGTATCCTACGTTGCTGGGGTTTGGTTGGTTTAGGTAACTTGATTGGCTCGCTTATCGTTGCTTTCCTTGTTGCCGTATCTCTAACTGGTAATTTCTCACTAGAGCCAAACGCAGTAGTGAACAAATTTATTGCGGTTTCAACTGCACGTACTGTTGGTTTTGAAAACATGGGAATGGACGGATGGATCACTTGTTTCGTGCGCGGTATTTTCTGTAACCTAATGGTGTGTTTAGGTGTGATTGGTAACATGACAGCACGCACAGTACCGGGCAAAGTTGCCATGATGTGGTTCCCAATCTTCATCTTCTTTGCTTTGGTGTTCGAGCACACCGTTGTAAACATGTTCCTATTCCCACTGGGCATGATTTTAGGTGCGGATTTTGGTATCGCTACATGGTTGAACTTCAACCTTATCCCTACCATTCTAGGTAACATTGTGGGTGGTCTATTGTTTACAGCAATCCCACTGTACCTAACGCATGCGAAAACAGCACCTTCTCTTAGCAATGAAGAAGAAGTGAACGCAGAACCTGCATTAGCAAAATAA
- the cobA gene encoding uroporphyrinogen-III C-methyltransferase, with product MTTNHLSSIHKGFVSLVGAGPGDPDLLTVKGHRVIQQADVVVYDRLVSADILALANDKAELIYVGKKLDFHCVPQEQINQILVDKAQEGKRVVRLKGGDSFIFGRGGEELEELAKNDVAYEVVPGITAAAGATAYAGIPLTHRDHAQSVQFITGHIQKDGTEIHWPSLAQSNNTLVFYMGLKQSGHIAQKLIENGLSSEMDCAIIENGTRTEQRVLRGQLAELPDMAKNAVSPALIVVGSVTKLHEQLAWFTK from the coding sequence ATGACTACCAATCACCTCTCTTCAATCCACAAAGGTTTTGTATCGCTTGTCGGAGCAGGGCCGGGCGACCCAGACTTGCTTACGGTGAAAGGTCATCGCGTTATCCAGCAAGCGGATGTGGTGGTTTATGATCGCTTAGTATCAGCAGACATTTTGGCCTTAGCTAATGACAAAGCAGAACTGATTTATGTTGGAAAGAAGCTCGATTTTCACTGCGTGCCGCAAGAACAAATCAACCAGATTTTGGTTGATAAGGCACAAGAAGGAAAGCGTGTGGTTCGCCTGAAAGGAGGCGACTCATTTATTTTTGGTCGAGGCGGCGAAGAGCTCGAAGAATTGGCTAAGAATGATGTGGCTTACGAAGTCGTACCCGGCATCACTGCCGCTGCGGGAGCAACTGCTTATGCGGGGATCCCATTGACGCACCGCGATCATGCGCAGAGTGTTCAGTTTATTACTGGTCATATACAAAAAGATGGCACCGAGATTCATTGGCCCTCATTAGCGCAATCCAATAACACGCTGGTGTTTTATATGGGTTTGAAACAGAGCGGTCATATTGCACAAAAACTAATAGAAAATGGCCTATCCAGTGAGATGGACTGCGCGATCATCGAAAATGGCACCCGAACAGAGCAGCGTGTTTTACGTGGTCAATTAGCTGAATTACCCGATATGGCAAAAAATGCGGTGAGCCCTGCGTTGATTGTGGTTGGTAGTGTGACAAAACTGCATGAACAACTGGCGTGGTTTACCAAATAG
- a CDS encoding GH92 family glycosyl hydrolase yields the protein MNFTKTAIATAMIASVIGLAGCNDDDDNTSPSVDTSNLKYVDPFIGTGFNGHTFPGPVVPEGMVQLSPDTELIGWHSSSGYHFDKKTLFGFSHTHLSGTGMGGLGDILFLPFTEDKAKYIEDSDDYREAISVKMDKTSEVAEAGYYSVKIAENGIKAELTASEHVGFHRYTYPQGQPQRLKIDLNSILNSDWGSTSLRNKLTVSEDGHTITGERDAAHFSGWAKNQKIFFYATFDKKIKDVYILANGKPVDGLTAEHVSELIYDDEGNAIKRVKGDVTAYIEFEDEDSQELNAQVALSAVDPQGAENNYDAEANVSFDTARNNAREKWAKALNFSIEGGTENQKEIFYTALYHTKIAPMVHQDVDGRFRGMGKGSIREGEGEYSIAYGQATEEQPNFSVYSLWDTQRALHPLKTITEPTRAVQYAKNLVQKYTESGLLPKWEHLGDETGTMVGYPAVTVIADAMTKFPEEFTQQEKELALKAAIDSSTYENYPALQADWDQGVLDRTLTKHIDYIEKNGFTPAIQRVDGEPVFEDYTVESVSYGLENAFYDWAIAQIAKAAGDTQAEEQYLERSKGYKKYFDYNPTEYAKHGVTGFMRPVMIDETFMTPFDPYGTEHETGNYTEGNAWQWTWFVPHDIAGLKTIMGGDAEFQKNLEATFSAESQGTETADMSGLIGQVAFGNEPSHHIPYLFNWTAEPWKTQQVVDHILDDMYFAAPEGIVGNEDVGAMSAWYVMSALGIYQVNAAEPIYTVGRPLFDKAVIPVKGGTFTITTENNTDDNMYIKSVTINGKALDNGFFFDHSEFKPGGELHFVMTGDQAEAMKAPQ from the coding sequence ATGAACTTTACGAAAACCGCTATCGCCACCGCAATGATTGCAAGTGTTATTGGTTTGGCTGGCTGCAACGATGACGACGATAACACCTCACCAAGCGTCGATACTTCCAATCTAAAATACGTCGACCCATTCATTGGAACAGGCTTTAACGGACACACCTTCCCGGGTCCGGTTGTGCCAGAAGGCATGGTGCAACTTTCTCCAGATACCGAACTGATCGGCTGGCACTCTTCATCAGGTTACCACTTCGATAAAAAGACCCTATTTGGCTTCTCCCACACTCACCTTTCTGGCACGGGTATGGGTGGCTTAGGTGACATTCTGTTCCTGCCGTTTACCGAAGATAAAGCCAAATACATCGAAGATAGCGACGACTATCGCGAAGCGATTTCGGTCAAGATGGACAAAACCTCAGAAGTGGCAGAAGCGGGCTACTACTCTGTGAAGATTGCAGAGAATGGTATCAAAGCTGAGCTTACGGCATCTGAACATGTCGGCTTCCACCGCTACACCTACCCACAAGGTCAACCACAACGTTTGAAGATAGACCTCAACTCCATCCTAAACAGTGACTGGGGTTCGACCTCTCTGCGCAACAAACTGACGGTGAGCGAAGACGGTCATACCATCACAGGTGAGCGCGACGCAGCGCACTTCTCTGGTTGGGCGAAGAACCAAAAAATCTTCTTTTATGCGACTTTCGATAAGAAGATCAAAGACGTCTACATCCTTGCCAATGGTAAGCCGGTAGATGGCCTAACGGCAGAGCACGTTTCTGAATTGATTTACGATGATGAAGGCAATGCCATCAAACGTGTCAAAGGAGACGTCACTGCTTACATCGAATTTGAAGATGAAGATTCACAAGAGTTGAACGCGCAAGTGGCGTTGTCTGCGGTTGACCCACAAGGCGCAGAAAACAACTACGATGCCGAAGCAAATGTCTCTTTCGATACTGCTCGCAACAACGCACGCGAGAAATGGGCAAAAGCGCTCAACTTCTCTATCGAAGGGGGCACAGAAAATCAGAAAGAGATCTTCTATACCGCGCTTTACCACACCAAGATTGCACCTATGGTACATCAAGACGTGGATGGTCGATTCCGTGGCATGGGAAAAGGCTCAATTCGTGAAGGTGAAGGGGAATATTCCATCGCTTACGGTCAGGCGACAGAAGAGCAGCCAAACTTCTCGGTTTACTCTCTATGGGATACCCAACGTGCGTTGCACCCACTAAAAACCATCACGGAACCAACCCGCGCGGTTCAGTACGCGAAGAACCTAGTTCAGAAGTACACTGAAAGCGGTTTGCTGCCGAAGTGGGAACACTTAGGTGACGAGACAGGCACCATGGTTGGCTACCCAGCTGTAACGGTGATTGCGGATGCGATGACCAAGTTCCCAGAAGAGTTTACTCAACAAGAGAAAGAGCTGGCGCTGAAAGCCGCGATCGACTCTTCGACTTACGAGAACTACCCTGCACTGCAAGCCGATTGGGATCAAGGCGTATTGGATCGCACTTTAACCAAGCACATTGATTACATTGAGAAAAACGGCTTCACGCCAGCCATCCAACGTGTCGATGGTGAACCAGTATTTGAAGACTACACGGTTGAGTCTGTTTCTTACGGTCTGGAAAACGCGTTCTACGATTGGGCTATCGCACAAATTGCCAAAGCAGCCGGTGATACCCAAGCGGAAGAGCAATACCTTGAACGCTCAAAAGGCTACAAAAAGTACTTCGATTACAACCCAACGGAATACGCAAAGCATGGTGTGACGGGCTTTATGCGCCCGGTGATGATTGATGAAACCTTCATGACGCCATTCGACCCATACGGTACAGAGCATGAAACAGGCAACTACACCGAAGGTAACGCGTGGCAGTGGACTTGGTTTGTGCCGCATGACATCGCGGGCTTAAAAACCATCATGGGTGGCGATGCTGAGTTCCAGAAAAACCTAGAAGCGACCTTCTCCGCAGAAAGCCAAGGTACAGAAACAGCAGATATGTCTGGTTTGATTGGTCAAGTTGCGTTTGGTAACGAGCCTTCACACCACATCCCTTACCTATTCAACTGGACTGCTGAACCATGGAAGACGCAACAAGTTGTCGACCACATTCTTGATGACATGTATTTCGCTGCGCCAGAGGGCATAGTTGGTAACGAAGACGTGGGCGCAATGTCCGCTTGGTATGTAATGTCAGCATTGGGCATCTACCAAGTCAACGCGGCAGAGCCTATCTACACTGTGGGCCGCCCACTGTTCGACAAAGCGGTGATTCCGGTGAAAGGCGGCACGTTCACCATCACCACAGAGAACAACACCGATGACAACATGTACATCAAATCTGTCACCATCAATGGCAAGGCTTTGGATAACGGTTTCTTCTTCGACCATTCAGAGTTCAAACCGGGTGGTGAGTTGCACTTCGTGATGACAGGCGATCAAGCTGAAGCGATGAAAGCACCTCAATAA
- a CDS encoding GH92 family glycosyl hydrolase gives MKLKRTLISTAILASMFGLAGCNSDDDNSKSGTPSLDTTLTQYVNPLIGTGADGHTFPGAVVPYGLVQLSPDTEMEGWGSAAGYFDHGKLTEIPVYGFSHTHLSGTGITDLGDILVLPFTKKENAVFNTFDKDNETAEAGYYAVELNKGEIKAELTATQRVGFHRYTFKEGTTPHIKFDLDHTLNKGHFNNRTMKGDLEFIDAYTIRGLRSSNGWANNQHVYFYATFNQPIVKAIALVDGAETEIDVNNDNIDAVKTIAYLEFAPSSTPLEIQVGLSPTGTEGAEKNLEAEAKDVSFDTARAQANDAWHQELSRMMVSGGTEDQKEIFYTALYHASIAPMIFQDVDGQYPAMRTRIQKDAGDTPNYSVYSMWDTFRAAHPLKTIIDPERAEEFANDLIRKYEDGGILPKWELHSHYTGTMIGFPAVSIIADAMAKGLDIDPQLAKEAAEFTVRYHEASEFPDWTEDNNIGAANVVQVKVYEENGFVHHGYWNSASYTLEFAYGDWAMAEIARMAGDVKLQEEFMARADNWLNHWDAETGFLRPKNHPLSSSPNKPPLEFNQPIDEERLDECEMVEWPEGSGVMKEKCPLLPFDPYYVDEFAYTEGNAWQWKFQPMHDFNRLKQEIYQADLAQGKDTTPEKAFREDLDELFNARSSNTGEELPDLTGYIGQYMHGNEPSHHIPYLYALTDEPWKAQEYLDRIMSEMYTSEPTGLIGNEDVGQMSSWYLMSAMGFYQVTPADPVYTIGRPMFDEITIPVEGGEFTVIADNNSPHNKYVKSVTINGKPLDANFTFKHSEIKAGGELHFVMTGDKQEALQAQ, from the coding sequence ATGAAACTAAAAAGAACCCTTATCTCTACCGCTATACTCGCTTCCATGTTTGGTCTTGCTGGTTGTAACAGTGATGACGACAACAGCAAATCTGGTACTCCTTCCCTCGACACCACGCTAACCCAATACGTCAACCCATTGATTGGTACGGGCGCAGATGGTCACACCTTCCCAGGGGCGGTTGTGCCTTACGGTTTGGTACAACTTTCTCCTGATACCGAAATGGAAGGCTGGGGCTCTGCTGCCGGTTACTTCGACCACGGCAAGCTGACTGAAATCCCGGTGTATGGCTTCTCCCACACCCACCTTTCAGGCACAGGCATTACCGACCTTGGTGATATCTTAGTTCTGCCTTTCACCAAGAAAGAAAACGCCGTTTTCAATACCTTCGATAAAGACAACGAAACGGCAGAAGCGGGCTACTACGCGGTTGAACTGAACAAAGGCGAAATCAAAGCCGAGCTAACTGCCACGCAACGTGTTGGCTTCCACCGCTACACCTTCAAAGAAGGCACCACGCCACACATCAAATTCGATTTAGACCACACTCTCAACAAAGGTCACTTCAACAACCGCACCATGAAGGGCGATTTGGAGTTTATCGACGCTTACACCATTCGCGGTTTACGTAGCTCGAACGGTTGGGCGAACAACCAACACGTCTACTTCTACGCCACCTTCAACCAACCTATCGTCAAAGCCATTGCTCTAGTTGACGGCGCAGAAACGGAAATCGATGTAAACAACGACAACATCGACGCAGTGAAAACCATCGCTTACCTAGAATTCGCACCGTCATCAACACCGTTAGAAATCCAAGTAGGCTTGTCACCAACAGGTACAGAAGGTGCAGAGAAAAACCTAGAAGCAGAAGCGAAAGACGTGTCATTTGATACTGCGCGCGCTCAAGCCAACGACGCATGGCACCAAGAGCTTAGCCGCATGATGGTATCTGGCGGCACGGAAGATCAGAAAGAGATCTTCTACACCGCGCTTTACCACGCTTCTATCGCACCAATGATTTTCCAAGATGTCGACGGTCAATACCCAGCGATGCGTACTCGTATTCAAAAAGACGCGGGCGACACACCAAACTACTCTGTGTACTCCATGTGGGATACTTTCCGTGCAGCGCATCCACTGAAAACCATCATCGATCCGGAACGTGCCGAAGAGTTTGCCAACGACCTGATTCGTAAATACGAAGACGGTGGCATCTTGCCGAAATGGGAACTGCACAGCCATTACACGGGCACTATGATCGGCTTCCCTGCGGTTTCTATCATTGCTGACGCGATGGCGAAAGGCTTAGACATCGACCCACAACTGGCCAAAGAAGCGGCTGAGTTTACGGTGCGTTACCACGAGGCATCTGAATTCCCTGATTGGACGGAAGACAACAACATCGGCGCAGCAAACGTTGTGCAAGTGAAAGTGTACGAAGAAAACGGCTTTGTTCATCACGGTTACTGGAACAGTGCGTCTTACACGCTTGAGTTTGCATATGGTGACTGGGCAATGGCCGAAATCGCACGCATGGCTGGCGATGTAAAACTGCAAGAAGAGTTTATGGCTCGTGCCGACAACTGGCTTAACCATTGGGATGCAGAGACGGGCTTTTTACGCCCGAAAAACCACCCGCTGAGCTCATCACCAAACAAACCGCCTTTGGAGTTCAACCAACCGATTGATGAAGAGCGTTTGGATGAGTGTGAAATGGTTGAATGGCCTGAAGGCTCAGGTGTGATGAAAGAGAAATGCCCACTGCTACCATTCGACCCTTACTACGTGGACGAGTTTGCCTACACCGAAGGGAACGCGTGGCAATGGAAGTTCCAACCAATGCACGATTTCAATCGCCTGAAACAAGAAATCTACCAAGCAGACTTGGCGCAAGGCAAAGACACCACGCCAGAGAAAGCCTTCCGTGAAGACTTGGACGAGCTATTTAATGCGCGTTCTTCAAACACAGGTGAAGAGCTGCCAGACCTAACGGGTTACATCGGTCAGTACATGCACGGGAACGAACCATCGCACCACATTCCTTACCTATACGCGCTAACGGATGAGCCATGGAAAGCGCAAGAGTACCTAGACCGCATCATGTCAGAGATGTACACCAGCGAGCCAACCGGTTTGATTGGTAACGAAGACGTGGGTCAGATGAGCTCTTGGTACTTGATGTCAGCAATGGGCTTCTACCAAGTGACGCCTGCGGATCCGGTGTACACCATCGGTCGCCCTATGTTTGATGAAATCACCATTCCAGTGGAAGGCGGCGAGTTCACAGTCATCGCAGACAACAACAGCCCACACAACAAGTACGTGAAGTCCGTAACCATCAACGGCAAACCGCTGGATGCCAACTTCACCTTCAAGCACAGCGAAATCAAAGCGGGCGGCGAGCTTCACTTCGTCATGACGGGTGACAAGCAAGAAGCGCTTCAAGCTCAGTAA
- a CDS encoding GH92 family glycosyl hydrolase, protein MKLKRTLLSTAVLTAMLGLAGCGSDSDPETPVISTPTLEFVDTLIGTKGLGNVNPSPVMPEGMIQPSPDNFDPNGWNGQGSPVEYDPVHSLLSGFSMTHISGAGKGDLNDFAFLPYTGFNTDAVTMDKSSEVAEVGYYSVDLVETGVKAELSATDRVAFQRYTFKPGEDRKVRIDLQHELLEQYGNHSRSIYYKRVNDTTVVGARTSNEWGQWQTVFFAAEFSDPIIEENLYTKLASESKLTPTDATEVGLEDYRGYAEHKPMPGEPEPDPERLAKRANDVLTHLNFGKSDEPLVVKVAISGTGVDGALKNLEADTNGWDFDNVVQQNRVAWENILGEFELEGGNKADKTMFYTSLYRTFVAPFLYQDVDGRYRGMDGKVHQAEDGLVNYSVYSMWDTFRAAHPLKTIIDKDRAIEHARDLLNKYQTGGVLPKWELHSDYTGEMVGHPAVSVIADIMVKHPEAFTAAEFDLALKAADETVNFNLDKTESWVPYQDAWNGDKRFTVMTRHNDYQQDVGFIPANTKWAPDSGDKPGYVEGLKVDKYDELVNESVSYGLENAYYDWCIAQIAKLAGNDQQYDRYMARSESFKNYFDYNPEQYGKLQDTKGNALGATGFMRPAYMNSGSKVWANNLKAECLDGNMALSIPDGMDYNACKDRKALNESDVFWPYRAEHRGEDFTEGNTWQWTWFAPHNLNGLANVMGGEHIDRTDFSLPEDVTEQGKAAFLANLNALFNADSNADTSQSHDMSGYIGQFVMGNEPDHHVPYLYNWTAEPWKTQEIVDQAMNEFYHPTHEGLIGNEDVGQMSAWYVMSALGFYQVTPGEASYTIGRPLFDKAVIPVADGKFTITSENNSQESIYVKSVTINGKQLSDNFSFAHSDLKDGGELHFVMTSDKSEAMKAQ, encoded by the coding sequence ATGAAACTAAAAAGAACCCTACTCTCTACCGCAGTGTTAACCGCCATGCTTGGTCTTGCTGGTTGTGGCAGCGACTCTGATCCAGAAACTCCGGTGATCTCTACCCCTACTTTGGAATTCGTTGATACCTTGATCGGCACTAAAGGTCTTGGCAACGTTAACCCTTCTCCAGTCATGCCAGAAGGTATGATTCAACCGTCCCCAGATAACTTCGATCCAAACGGTTGGAATGGTCAAGGCTCGCCTGTTGAATACGATCCTGTGCACAGCCTGCTTTCTGGCTTCTCAATGACCCACATCTCTGGCGCAGGTAAAGGCGATTTAAACGACTTCGCCTTCTTGCCATACACAGGTTTCAATACTGATGCCGTGACCATGGATAAAAGCTCGGAAGTGGCAGAGGTTGGTTACTACTCAGTTGACCTTGTAGAAACTGGCGTAAAAGCCGAGCTTTCAGCAACCGACCGCGTAGCGTTCCAACGTTACACCTTCAAGCCGGGTGAAGATCGTAAAGTGCGTATCGACCTGCAACACGAACTGTTGGAACAATACGGCAACCACTCTCGCAGCATCTACTACAAACGCGTTAACGACACCACAGTCGTAGGCGCACGTACCTCAAACGAATGGGGTCAATGGCAAACTGTCTTCTTCGCGGCAGAATTCTCTGATCCAATCATTGAAGAGAACCTGTACACCAAGCTGGCTTCTGAAAGCAAATTGACTCCAACTGACGCTACTGAAGTCGGCTTGGAAGATTACCGCGGCTACGCAGAGCACAAACCAATGCCGGGCGAACCAGAACCTGACCCAGAACGTTTGGCAAAACGCGCAAACGATGTCCTGACTCATTTAAACTTTGGCAAGAGCGATGAACCATTGGTAGTCAAGGTAGCGATTTCTGGCACTGGCGTCGACGGCGCACTGAAAAACCTAGAAGCAGACACTAACGGCTGGGATTTCGACAACGTCGTACAACAAAACCGCGTGGCTTGGGAAAACATCCTTGGCGAGTTTGAACTGGAAGGCGGCAACAAAGCCGACAAAACCATGTTCTACACCTCGCTCTACCGTACGTTCGTTGCCCCATTCCTATACCAAGACGTAGATGGCAGATACCGTGGCATGGATGGCAAAGTGCACCAAGCAGAAGATGGCTTAGTCAACTACTCGGTGTACTCAATGTGGGATACCTTCCGCGCCGCACACCCACTGAAAACCATCATCGATAAAGACCGCGCGATTGAACACGCACGCGATCTATTGAACAAATACCAAACGGGCGGCGTGCTGCCAAAATGGGAACTGCACTCGGATTACACCGGTGAAATGGTCGGTCATCCTGCGGTCTCGGTTATTGCCGATATCATGGTCAAACACCCAGAAGCCTTTACTGCTGCTGAGTTTGATTTGGCGTTGAAAGCCGCTGACGAAACGGTCAACTTTAACCTTGATAAAACTGAAAGCTGGGTGCCTTACCAAGACGCTTGGAATGGTGACAAACGCTTCACGGTCATGACTCGTCACAACGACTACCAACAAGACGTCGGCTTTATTCCAGCCAACACCAAATGGGCGCCGGATTCTGGTGACAAACCGGGTTACGTAGAAGGCTTAAAAGTCGATAAATACGACGAGCTCGTGAACGAGTCGGTGTCTTACGGTCTTGAGAACGCATACTACGACTGGTGTATCGCCCAGATCGCTAAACTTGCTGGCAACGACCAACAGTACGACCGCTACATGGCACGTTCTGAATCGTTCAAGAACTACTTCGATTACAACCCAGAACAATACGGCAAACTGCAAGACACCAAAGGCAACGCATTGGGTGCAACGGGCTTTATGCGTCCGGCTTACATGAACAGCGGCAGCAAAGTTTGGGCAAATAACCTGAAAGCCGAATGTTTGGACGGCAACATGGCGCTGTCTATCCCAGACGGTATGGACTACAACGCGTGTAAAGACCGCAAAGCACTCAACGAAAGTGACGTGTTCTGGCCTTACCGCGCCGAGCACCGAGGTGAAGATTTTACCGAAGGCAACACATGGCAATGGACATGGTTTGCACCGCACAACTTGAACGGTCTGGCTAACGTGATGGGTGGCGAGCACATCGACCGTACTGACTTCTCTCTTCCTGAAGACGTAACCGAACAAGGCAAAGCGGCATTCTTAGCCAACTTGAATGCGCTGTTTAATGCGGACTCCAACGCCGATACGAGCCAATCACACGATATGTCGGGCTACATCGGTCAGTTCGTGATGGGTAACGAGCCAGATCATCACGTGCCTTACCTCTACAACTGGACGGCAGAGCCTTGGAAGACACAAGAAATCGTCGACCAAGCGATGAACGAGTTCTACCACCCAACGCATGAAGGCCTGATCGGTAACGAAGACGTCGGTCAGATGTCGGCGTGGTATGTGATGTCTGCATTGGGCTTCTACCAAGTCACACCGGGCGAAGCAAGTTACACCATCGGTCGTCCTCTGTTCGACAAAGCCGTGATTCCAGTCGCGGACGGTAAATTCACCATCACCTCAGAAAATAACAGCCAAGAGAGCATCTACGTTAAGTCGGTGACCATCAACGGCAAACAATTGAGTGACAACTTCAGCTTCGCGCACAGCGATTTGAAAGACGGTGGTGAACTGCATTTCGTTATGACTTCAGACAAATCTGAAGCGATGAAAGCACAGTAA